TGAAGACGTGGCGGGAATGACCAGCAGAGCGGACAACAAGATTGAGCTTAACCCGATTGCGTTGCCGGGCTGGAAGCATTTCACGGTGAACAACCTCAACTATCATGGTCGTGATGTCTCCGTTGTCTGGAATGCCGATGGCACCTACCAGGCACCAGTGGGATATACGGTATATATCGGCGGCAAGGCGGCGTTCACCGTCGATAAATTGGCCCACGTGATTTATGACCCGGCTACCGGTGAGGTCCAGATCAAGGATGATTCCGGAGCGAGCGTGCTCGCCAGCGCGACAGCCGACATGCCCGCAGCTACGGGCGTCAAGTACGGCACCAACAATCGCGTGACCGATTTGTTTGCCAAGGCCGGTACCAATGTCAATGCGGATGCGGTTTCGCAAACCAATTTGGCGCTCAACAAGGATGTTCAGGCTACGTTTGAGGCCAATGACAGCGACAGGGCCGCAAAGAATGCCGTCGATGGTTCCACCGTCAACCAGAATTTCTGGTCGACCAAGGGAACGCCCAATGCCAAGGACAGTCTGACTGTTGATTTCGGCACGTCGGAGAAGGTCGATGATATTCGTCTGTACTTCTATCAGACATCCACGTCGGCGACGATATCGGGATATGCCGAGCCAAGCATGTATGGACTGGAATATTTCGATGGTGCGCAGTGGAAGCCGATTCCTTCCCAGGCCCGCACGCCGAATGCGCCGGACGCCAACTTTAACGAGGTCCGGTTCCCGGCGATCACTGCCCAAAAAATCCGTGTAACGGTCACTCCCCAGTCCGATATGTCGGTTGGTTTGAAGGAAATCGAAGCGTACGACACCGGCTTCACCGCCCCTGCCTCGACGAACACGGCTCCGGTCGTGGATGCTTTTGTCAAGGATCAGAGGACCGGATTGGTGACCTTGGGTGGCTCGGTCAAGGATGACGGCATGCCTTCGGGCACGCTTCAGACGACTTGGATGGTCAAATCGGCGCCCAAGGGCGGTGAGGTGAAATTCACCGATAGCTCGTCCGTGGTGACCAATGCGCGCTTCTCCAAGAAAGGCGAATACGTGTTGACCCTTACCGCCAGCGACGGAAGTCTGCAAAGTTCCGCCGATGTGAGCGTGCAGGGAACGGTGAGCGACGGAACGGTGAATGTGGCTCCTGATGCCAAGGCGAGCGCAAGCTACACGTCACAGTATTACCGTCTCAGCGCAATCAACGACCGACATATCGTCTATAACGTCAATCAGGAGGATTCCACCCATGCATGGGGCAATTGGCGGCAAGACAACCCTTCGTCAGAATGGTTGCAATATGACTGGTCCAAACCTATGCGTCTGACTCGAGCGTCCATTGCATTCTGGTGGGATAACGGCAATCAGCTGCCTCAAAGTTGGAAACTGCAGTATAAGGACAGTGACAACGAATGGACTGATGTTCAGCTGAAAGACGGATCGTCGTATACGACGAAACGCAACCGAATGAATGACGTCCAATTTGCGAAAGCCATTACGACAACCCAGTTGCGTGCGGTCTTCCAAGCGACACCGGACGGCAATAATTATTACAGCTTCGGTGTCGGTGAATTCGAAGCCTATGCCGAGGACCCGCTTTCGGTCGATAGAACCGCGATCAGCACGTTGACGGGAGAGGTTCCGGAACTGCCCAAGACGGTAAACGTCGCTTACGGAGACGGCACCCGTGCCGATCTGCCGGTGACATGGCCTGCAATCAAGGCTTCGCAATTGACTGACGGCTCCCAGCTTTCGGTTGAGGGGTCGGTGGTCGGTTCCACGCTGCCCGCTGAATTGACGATCTATGCCAACAACCGTTTGGGTGATACGCCTACCAACATGGAGTCCGAGATCCCCGAACAGTTCGTCTATCGCGATTCGGATGTCTCGAAACTGCAATTGCCCAAGACCGTGATCGTCGGTTATAACAATGGACAGCGTCGCAATCTTGCAGTGACATGGAACTCAAATGAGATCGCCAAGCTTGATTTCAGCAAGCTGGGTACCACGCAGGTGCACGGCACCGTCAAGGGCGCCGAAAGTCTCAATCCGGTAGTGAAGATTACGGTCATCGAGAAGAAGAACGATGACCAGCAGCCGGTTACGGCAGACAAGGCGGCGTTGAAGGCCAAAATCGATGAAATCGACGCTGAGAACAACGAGGAATCGCAATATACTCCAGAGACCTGGAAGGCGTTTGCAGACGCTCTGAGTTCCGCAAAGGAGGTGTACGACGATTCGTCGGCCAGCCAGCAGGAGGTGGATAGCGCGCTTCAGAGTCTTATCGACGCTCATGCCGCTTTACGCAAGGCGGTGAATCGTTCCGTTTTGAAGCAGGATGTCGACGAGGCGTCATCAGTGAACCACTCGTTGTACCGTGAAGACACCCGAGACGTACTCGATGGCGCTCTGGCTCAGGGCCAACGAATGCTGGCCGATAAGGACGCCAAGCAGGCTGACGTTGATGCTGCCGCCAAAGCCATCGACCAGGCGATGAACGGATTGGTCAAGCTGGACAAGCCTGCACCCAATATAGCCGGCAATGCGACTGCAAAAGCGTCCTATACCACGGCGTGGAATCGTCTGGCTTCCATCAATGACGGCAAGGTGTTCTTCACCTCTACCGGTGACAGCACTGCCGACAACTCGTCGACATGGGGTACTTGGTCCGCCAGCAATCCCAAGCAGCAATGGCTGGAATACGATTGGGTGAAACCGGTGACTGTAGACCATGCGACCATGTATTTCTGGTACGACAATGCTGCCGACAACACCGCCGACAATGTGCCTATGCCGATCGGCTGGCATCTGCAATATCTCAACGACAAGAATGAATGGAAAGATGTGGCGTCCGCGTCCTCGTTGGCAAGAAAAGCCATCGCCAGGGATAAGGGCAGCACCATTTCGTTCGCTCCGGTGACCACGGCCAAGCTTCGCGCCGTCATTGACGCCAATACGGATGGTTCGCGCTACGCAGCAGTGGCAGCCAGCGAATTCGAGGTCTATGCCGTGCGGACCGTTGTGGATAAGTCGTCTCTCGACAAGGCAATCGCAGATGCGGGTTCGCTGCATGAACAAGACTATGCCAGCGGCTGGCAGCAGCTTCAACAAGCGGTTGCGGACGGCAAGGCCCTTCAATCTGATGATGAGGCAACGCAGGATGCTGTTGATGCGGCGGCGAAAGCC
The window above is part of the Bifidobacterium sp. ESL0704 genome. Proteins encoded here:
- a CDS encoding discoidin domain-containing protein, translated to MQVHLRKYLGVTLGALVAVATLFTGGICPASASERIANPNSAIGYPTFKGDKNPIPENGVAYDPATSYLGKVFDKDVANGAGSDTEDKHDFWIDKMLTRKGDDPKPVDGAKPVQGPYGEESVVSQGKDGAGNTYSYNDPDGNVYLFSRGRAAYMYTHDPAVLGFGGNLAYWDITDNEGYDITVSVAGNKQNLTEDAGLRKQTPSYWKSVFFNADKSLKVIEVKYITNNNVLVTDLHLSSDKQQDVTLSASSPLAAVAEGNELTGRFAAKNNVTTVYPRFSGNGFTPNNGSLVSSMTVPASGEVTAKLQLGLVTREIPESRSEYDAIYRGDLKDPSVSYKRHVTDYNRWWVDNIPYIQTPEQNIDKTVFYRWWLSRFNYLDANMPGGVLQFPTSIEGVLGYNNAIDLTIGMFMDDLKWMRNPEYSYGPWLSAGETAGQYGQFRDNPAAPDNWGASHTQWISEAAWDSYMIHGGPKNVAELLAGYAANDAKGQLKVPGRDVDNDMVLDTNWNAWTGNDADAVSFDEYPGYALDRAESATIWAGAVASAKAYRAAGDDVNAQKMEDYAAKMKKSYISSLWDGKDKLIRHKWVTGPGKGQLAKYKEINNYTPYSVGLMPAEGDSDYKDDYENALRLLADADEHPIFPFATANQADDKEVRKLGKNPTNNFSIINSDLYFRTYQAAIRKYHAADADRQYVTPEMYKKLLYWNAFAHYQGGDNRYADQNEFWNVADPKDGGKVQYRSWIHHTQLGSTNWTMIEDVAGMTSRADNKIELNPIALPGWKHFTVNNLNYHGRDVSVVWNADGTYQAPVGYTVYIGGKAAFTVDKLAHVIYDPATGEVQIKDDSGASVLASATADMPAATGVKYGTNNRVTDLFAKAGTNVNADAVSQTNLALNKDVQATFEANDSDRAAKNAVDGSTVNQNFWSTKGTPNAKDSLTVDFGTSEKVDDIRLYFYQTSTSATISGYAEPSMYGLEYFDGAQWKPIPSQARTPNAPDANFNEVRFPAITAQKIRVTVTPQSDMSVGLKEIEAYDTGFTAPASTNTAPVVDAFVKDQRTGLVTLGGSVKDDGMPSGTLQTTWMVKSAPKGGEVKFTDSSSVVTNARFSKKGEYVLTLTASDGSLQSSADVSVQGTVSDGTVNVAPDAKASASYTSQYYRLSAINDRHIVYNVNQEDSTHAWGNWRQDNPSSEWLQYDWSKPMRLTRASIAFWWDNGNQLPQSWKLQYKDSDNEWTDVQLKDGSSYTTKRNRMNDVQFAKAITTTQLRAVFQATPDGNNYYSFGVGEFEAYAEDPLSVDRTAISTLTGEVPELPKTVNVAYGDGTRADLPVTWPAIKASQLTDGSQLSVEGSVVGSTLPAELTIYANNRLGDTPTNMESEIPEQFVYRDSDVSKLQLPKTVIVGYNNGQRRNLAVTWNSNEIAKLDFSKLGTTQVHGTVKGAESLNPVVKITVIEKKNDDQQPVTADKAALKAKIDEIDAENNEESQYTPETWKAFADALSSAKEVYDDSSASQQEVDSALQSLIDAHAALRKAVNRSVLKQDVDEASSVNHSLYREDTRDVLDGALAQGQRMLADKDAKQADVDAAAKAIDQAMNGLVKLDKPAPNIAGNATAKASYTTAWNRLASINDGKVFFTSTGDSTADNSSTWGTWSASNPKQQWLEYDWVKPVTVDHATMYFWYDNAADNTADNVPMPIGWHLQYLNDKNEWKDVASASSLARKAIARDKGSTISFAPVTTAKLRAVIDANTDGSRYAAVAASEFEVYAVRTVVDKSSLDKAIADAGSLHEQDYASGWQQLQQAVADGKALQSDDEATQDAVDAAAKAIRTAIAALVKKPVAVTGIVISADGIIDGRLPLQQGNSIKLKATVSPNNATDCGVVWSSANSQIATVGAEGTVTAVAPGVVGITAASHSNPSVKQTISVVVSAKAPVAPPVDRSALRAKLEQIESEHLQQSQYTPQSWKRFAQKLAAAKSVLADSGATQAQIDSALQDLSQARSALTDRNDGQPNRPANKSELQQAVANAGSLRQQDYTPESWSSFAKALGRAQALLADPSAGQGDVDAALVALRSAQGGLRMVPSNAGHQHAKRIGLSSTGSDIGIIGLLACVLIVVAAGIMLRRRQR